One stretch of Bosea vaviloviae DNA includes these proteins:
- a CDS encoding LysR family transcriptional regulator, giving the protein MNRGHLSQLAVLAAVARNGGFRDAAKELGIAPSAVSHAVSALEAGLGVRLLARSTRSVAPTEAGAQLLERLRPALLEIDLALEAAVASRDVPAGNLRLTVPRTAAHTVLAPKLGAFTVAFPEIVLEIVIEDRFSDVVEGGFDAGIRLGESLQRDMIAVRIGPSMRGAAVAAPSYFEGRPRPERPQDLSAHRCIRFRFSSGVIYRWEFEKAGVVVEPPVEGPLILGEDHLIAQAAIDGAGIAFVFEDYVRDALADGRLVRVLEDWCPPFDGFHLYYPSRRQMRPALRAFIDFFRVASSE; this is encoded by the coding sequence ATGAACCGTGGTCATCTCTCGCAATTGGCCGTCCTGGCGGCGGTTGCCCGCAATGGCGGCTTTCGCGACGCGGCGAAGGAACTCGGCATCGCCCCCTCCGCCGTCAGCCATGCGGTATCGGCGCTGGAGGCCGGCTTGGGCGTTCGCCTGCTGGCGCGCAGCACACGTAGCGTCGCGCCCACGGAAGCTGGAGCCCAGTTGCTGGAGCGGCTGCGCCCGGCGCTGCTGGAAATCGATCTCGCGCTGGAGGCGGCGGTCGCGTCCCGGGATGTGCCCGCCGGCAATCTCCGGCTGACCGTGCCGCGCACGGCGGCCCATACCGTGCTGGCGCCGAAGCTCGGCGCCTTCACCGTCGCTTTTCCCGAGATCGTGCTGGAGATCGTCATCGAGGACCGGTTTTCCGACGTCGTCGAGGGTGGTTTCGACGCGGGCATCAGGCTCGGCGAAAGCCTGCAGCGCGATATGATCGCGGTTCGCATCGGGCCTTCGATGCGGGGGGCGGCGGTCGCTGCGCCCTCCTATTTCGAAGGCAGGCCGCGGCCGGAGCGACCGCAGGACCTGTCCGCTCATCGCTGCATCCGCTTCCGCTTCTCCAGCGGCGTGATCTATCGCTGGGAGTTCGAGAAGGCGGGCGTCGTCGTCGAGCCGCCGGTCGAGGGGCCCTTGATCCTGGGCGAGGATCACCTGATCGCGCAGGCTGCCATCGATGGGGCTGGCATCGCTTTCGTATTCGAGGACTATGTTCGCGATGCCCTCGCCGACGGCCGGCTGGTGCGTGTGCTGGAGGATTGGTGCCCGCCTTTCGACGGCTTCCACCTCTACTATCCCAGCCGCCGCCAGATGCGGCCGGCACTCAGGGCTTTCATCGATTTCTTTCGAGTGGCGAGTAGCGAGTAG